The stretch of DNA ACGTATCGAGAGTTTATTTGCCGGCTTACCTTCGGCCTTGCATCTAACCTTCGTTCTCATTGCTCCGATTTCAGGCTTCCAATAACCAAGTATTTACGCCATGACGATCGATACCGCGCGAATTTCATGGCCACCTAAAATAGCCTTTTCGGATTTATGGAAATTCACGCTCCGCTCGTGTTTAGATAATTACCGTTGGCCACGTATCACTTCATGCACAGCCGATCAGCGCAATTGAATTTTTCGTCGTAGCTATTCTGAAACTGCGGGGTCTCTGCCTCGGAACGCAACGCTCCGATGCGACGATCCAAATATTTTCCACGATTCTCTCTTGTTCCTAGTTCGATCAGCGACGCAAGTCGACCGATGTAACGTAATTAAATGGTCATTTGTAGCGCTGCAATTGCACGGTACGTTATAAACGTAGGTGCTCGCCGCTAGCCCAATGAAATTGACATTTATCGTTGACCAATCGACGCGTCTGCGAAATTGTACAGGATCGTGCGATGAATTTCTTAAATCGCGAAAGCAGAGTTGTTATTCCTTAAATAAAGAACCACCAGGGTTATCGGTATTgttgtttcttaattttttatttagatatttATCAGCCGAATCGATCGATTCCGATATCGCGCATAGGATAAGAGATCTTACAACTCGAGTGTACGATACTGACTTGTATATAAGGAACGACGTATTAACTAGCCGTGATATGCAGAAGAGTCGGATAGTGGTCGTGTAATTTATCAAAGCCAAGTGAGTATCTTGATGATCCGAGTACTGTTGGTTCTACTTGGGGAGTGGGGTTttatatttgcataaaaaaaacgtttaaattcCGCGTTAAAGCgaaatatttcagtcttaATTGTCTACTTGTAAACCGCGTATTCTCTTTCACCCTCAGCAAGATGCGTTTTCTCGTGCCGATATTAGCCATCGTGTTGGTCACCTATCACACGTTCCAGCCCCACGTAGCCGACGCGCGACGtaagtgaaatatttttgctttgCGACTTCGATTTAATCAAAAGCGAATTCCAAACTAAAAAGACGAATCGTTTCTCCTCATTAAGAAACCGGAGAGTACAATGCGTACAAATCAGGTCAACTTCGAGGATTTCTCGAGGAATTTAAGAAGACGATGAAGAAAGGAGATGCAAAACATGGTGTTCCTGTTCTCGACCCTTTCATGAGCAAGCACGAGCATATAGATCTCAAGGAAAAGGGATTGTTCTCGTAAGCATATGTTTCGTGCATTAATTACGAAAAGAGAATCAAATGACATTAACCGACATCGATTTTCCCCTTTTTCGAACAGAGCAAAAGGAGACCTGGACAACTTACGCGTAGCTGGTTTATCCGACTATCAAGTAAATCAAGGTGATTTCACGATAGCTGGTCTTAAAGCCAACGTAGCACTTCTATTCAGGCAAATTAACATTATGACTCGCTACAATGTGAGTGGTACACTCATCGATGAAATTTCCTACTACGGACGTGGAAACCTCGCGTAAGTTTCTctcaattattttcttttatacacGTTTTATACAATGAATATAATAGCTTAGCCAGCATGCAGAAGCGCGTAAAACGTTTAGATCTTTTTAGAAAACGAATATCTTTTTACTACGCAAGTAACCGCATCTTTGAATAAAACGATAAAGCTTGGCAGCGCACCAGAGTTCGAAAAAACATTTATGTTCCGTCGAGAACACGCTCGCAGTCGGTTTTGCAGTTTCCTAACGTCAGTAAGCCAGTATTACCGAAACAGACTATCAACGCCCCCTGTCagtaatttctataatttgcACATTGCATGAGCTACGTTTGATCGATATTTTCGAATCGCAATTGAAAAGCCAACtgaattttttcgaatttcagCCTCGTCATTAGGCAACTTAATGTGACGGCAGACCTGAAACTGGGGGTAAAGAACGAGAGAATGCAAGTTTCGAACCTCGTAATCCATGCTCATGTAAAGGAATTCGATGTAAGTGTTGTATATGATTATagtgcggatttttatgcaaattgaTATCATTATAGACGCAACTATAAAAACAGAACTTGAATAGAGATCTGTCTTATCTTTAAAAACTATAACAAgttagatattttatacattcttATACAtgtttgtattataaaatatcgcataaatgcataaaaatccacagttTACATATAATCCTGCAACAACCAGTGCTTCGGTGCTCCTGAAAGCCCGAATGGCTAACTTTGAAATGTTTACAGTGCGTTATCACCGGATTATACGACGACGAAAATTTGTCCAGAGTTATAAGCAGATCCATCACAAAGATGGTACCAGATTTGCTCGAGAAGTATCAAAATAGAATATCGCAATACGTGAGTAAGGTTGCTACAAATGTGATGAACAACATTCTGAAACAGTATACGCTGAAGGACTTGTTGGACATAATTGGCCATTAATCGataattctaaatatatttccCTACATCTAGCAAATAAATTGGAGTAAACATAAACCTCTATTCATTTCCTTGATTTATGTCGAAGCAATTCACTTCAGTTCAGCCATAAAAAGGAGTGTGTCGAATACAAGCTGTGGCGGAAGTTAACCTTGGAAAATATTCGAGCTTTTAGCTGCGACTCCTTTCTTCGATCAGTCATTATCTCGCCACGGTAGATTAAGAAACGTTGCAAACTTTCCAGCAAGAAAGCGGCGGTCTGAAAATTTGTTGGTAACCGATCAATTCTCGGATTTTCTTGTCCGCAGTTTCATCCGTTACGTTAACTCGTTGCCTTTCCTCCACTAATCCAGCCCAGATCTCCTAAATCCGCGATGCGCCTTTAATCGACGTAATTAGTTGAAAATCGATGGGAAACCGATGTACCGAGAAAGATAAGCTCATTTTCTGCGACGAACGAAGGGAACAGTATTGCGATTGATTTTAGATTTcgttgtttcgaccgttcggtAACGAATATACAGGTGTCATCGAACTGATGGAACAAACCGAAAGAAGGCGGATCTTCatgaaaaaataagtcgaTAAAGTAGGGTGACATTCTTTTATCCGAGGATTTGGTTCCAAAAAGATCGAGTTCGAAAATTTGTCAAGTATACTTGAATTTGGCTAATTATCGACAAGGTGTGAGTAAACAATCAATGGAATAAataagtgaaataaaattttttcattctgGGCATCATTTTTAGTACACCTCTAACAAAGTCTTAATTCACTTTTGTTGGAAACAATGCGTATTGTGAAAATGGCTTATTCCGCactttcgacttattttttcgcgtagaatcagtACCTGCTAGCGTGTATCATTAGTTCAGTAACGGCCTGTGTTCGGCTTCGTAAAGTTCGCATAACCTCCAAATGCAGAGACTAGGAGCTCTCTGTTTGAAaggaatttaattatatcactTATAGAAAAATGAACTATTGACTTATGCGGTCTCTTTGATATCAACTGCGAAAGCACGGAGTAACTTGGGCCAACTGAACTTCAACGTGTACCGTGCGACTTCCTTTGATGCCGATTAGTTACGAACTGTCAAGGTGGAAATTTCGAGACAGActaaaataaaagtttttaaaatgtCGTGACTCTTACAGGAGGTTACAcgaaatatttctcctctttaTGGTGCACCACGAGTTGTGACAAGAGCAGCAAGTGTCTgttgaatgaaatttatttgttgGTTATCGAATCGCGAAAGAAAAGATTCTTGCGGATTATAATGGTCGACATCGTCGCCGTATGAAActgttgaagtaattacttctaGCAAAACTGtacatctttttctttcgtataCCCGTGATCTGGACATCGCCGTTAcggaaaaaatagaatttagtgaagcaaaatatttaaaaaagtagaGGACCATATTATTGCGTCCTTGAATATGAATGTTGTTTTGGATTACAAGgtctagaaacaaaagagTTATAAGTAGATTTttattgctgtttcttgtaaCTTTCATCTAGAGTTACACACCaagattaattttttggtaataTCCTTTGTTATAAATGTATCAACGTGCTCCCTAATAACTCCTATTGTAATGTAACACTGCTAGAGTAAGGATCTGGATCAGCATACACTAACCCTGTATCTACACTTACttcaatatatatttcttttacagaTTCATCCACGCGTTCCTCAATCAGATCACCTcaacaaaaaataattaagCAATATGATTCACGTTGACAGGTAAAACGTTGATAACTTTGTCTCTGATCTGTCACGGTATATCTTTTCCAAGAAGGTCGATGATGTAATTGAGATTAACTATAACGTTATCAGCGTCTTATACGACTAAATAATAGGGTGAATCGTTTGCGAACGGGCACACGCACGATTCTCACGGCAACGAACCGTTTAGTTCTACTCcgtcgattttcttttttttcctttttgttaaaaaatgagaGGAgattttttgttaaaaaatcgTCGAGAAACGTCATGCCTGAACGTGTAATCTGAAATTGAAGTTGGCCTCATACGCAGTGAGAAAATAAACGTTCTATCAAACAATGCCTACATCCATGTGCTCTTTCGATTGTTGCAACTCGTTTTAATAGAGTCGTGTCGTGCAGACAAAACAAAGATGCTTGCCGCGTTATTCCCGCGAGGGAAAAGCTTTGAAACCGtaaacgaacgaagaaaataggcGAACCTGAATTCTGCCAGAAATAGGTTTGAAACTTAATTCCCGTGATACACGGTGTAGCACGGAAAAGTGGCGAGGAAAAACGGGTCGGTTCGAAGAAAACCAGTTGAATTGGAACGCGAAACAAGCGGCGGAGCAGACAGCTGACAATTACAGTAGTCGAATAAGCGAGACGGCTTCCTTCGAGGTACACCTGTGAATCTCACGAAAGTAAAAACGACCCGCGCCGTCTAAGGACTAATCTCGTAACGGCGCGGCGACTTCTTTTTCACAACGTACAGCCGCCTGACACCCGGTATGTGCAGGCCAGGAACGCTTGTAAGTGGCGTGTGTGCCGTGTAATTACGAATTCTCCGTAAATCGAGGAAAACGGGTAACATACCGTGAGGAGTTTCTCATTTCCGTTGAAACGTCAATATAGTCGCGGCAGATAGATATATACGAGGACAAAGGTTCGCGGTTGCCTCTCTGCCTTGCGTGAAAATGCTTTACCGGTTGTTAGAACGCGTGTCCGACCACCACTAGGTAGTTTGTCGTTATTTAGATACAGAAACGATACGCGACTAAATCTAAGTACTTGAGTATATATGAATAGGGAGGATATCATACTCGCCGATAGATAGAATATAGGAGAAACGAATGTTCTCTCTCCGACAATTCTGACTCGGAAACCTACAGGATGTAAAATAGAACCAATAACATCATGATTGGGTACTATGACCTTACGCGAGTTAACGTCGATTACACGCAGCGTATGTTATACTGTTTTAATTGCACAAGATTTCAATAAAGGCTACCGGTCATATAGCCTTTCTCGGCTTTTTCGATGTCTCTTCTCAGAATGCGTATCGTCGTCTTAATCAGGAAACTCGTACTGTCTCTACGCTTGGATGCGCCTTAACACCATTAATTGAGGGGAGATTAATTTCGTTACGTACACCGTGATCTCGGAACTCTAATTGATAACATGACTGTTCTTTGAACTCTGTTTAAGAGGGGTTGATTCTTGacaaattttgcaaaataacTACGAAAACCGTCCTGTAGCCGTATAATTAAAGGAGTCCTTATATACCCATATTTACAAACGAAATCCTTTCAAGTTTCTAGCTTGTGGACGCGATCATATCGATATATTAGTTGGACAACACGGAAAATACCGGCTACGTAGTAGCACTCCTGGTTTGTAACTTGTTAAGAGGCACGTAACGTTCGATGTCTGCGACCTACAATCTGGTCGATGGGTATTCTCCTTGAGACATGGCGTCGCATGAACGAATTATGTTTTGCTAGATTACGTTCATCGTCGGCACGCATAAAAGTTGTTCCCATGTGTCGTGGTTGTACGCGCGTAAATGCTGCGGGTCTGGCTACGATCATCCGGCATAATCGTTGCCACACGACACGAAACGACTGACCGCATACTCGAATTCGCAGAATGCAAGTCAGCGGCAGCCGCGTGTACACGAGTGAGCGTACGAAGAACGTTGTACCCGTTGCTACCAAATCGTAGACGATAAGCAACGTAGTAACAAATTGAAACGTTCGAAACTATGTAACTCGCTGCCAAACGTAGTGGTCATCCTATGCTATTCGATTCTCACACCTATGGAGaagttattaataattaaaatcttcAGACATTGAGCGATAGAAGAATAGTGTCTGATATCTTGTTTACAAGTAAAATAACCGAAGGTTTTATATCTTGTCCCGCGATCGtccaattattttctttaaatgtatttacctttaagatatttcaGAAGTAACATTTTTTACACACAAAACATTACTTATGGATATtctaacatttttaaataattttgcacGGAGTGAGTGTCTATCTACACCAAATCTGTCCACCAGAACGTACATATTTGGTCAAACCCTAGCATTCTTAAGATGTTGCTTTGCAttagtacatatattataattatttatagtcATTCTTAGCTTACGCTTAAATGTTTATGTCTAActctctcttcctttccttcccttttttgtacaaatatatacatacattcaCGTTTATTTTCTGCCAGAGTGTTTATCctataaatagataaatatataagtatggATCATAATTTTCTAAGATCGAACCGAGCTTTCATTGTCTTAAATATCACATCGATGTAAATGTATTGGAAGTAACTTATAGAAGTTAATATGGCATGCACGCATGCGATGATTAATATGCAGGAATTCGTTGAGCAATATCGCACGTGCCAGTTGCTTTCAAGAGAATCTTATCCGCACAAATTATCTGTTCGCGACAttgttaaatacatttatttacaGTTTATCATATTCGTGGAAACTTATATTCTAATCTAACTTCTTTCGTAATCAAATATCTGTTGGAGCGCCCTCTGAACGGTCGAGTAGAGGGACGTAGAGGGAGTAGAAGGAGTGCCGTAAACTCGTACCGATTTgccaaatattttattgcattaCATACAAAAATACGGACATTCTTTGGTTACTTATTTATACGCGTGTACACATCCACTCGCTATTCAAACCGTTTACTTTTGAGTGTCGAGTAAAAGCAATGTCAATAACGCAAGAGTCTCGCTCAAACGTGCCCACCTAGTTTACCACACGTTTTCTTT from Bombus huntii isolate Logan2020A chromosome 3, iyBomHunt1.1, whole genome shotgun sequence encodes:
- the LOC126864316 gene encoding uncharacterized protein LOC126864316, with the translated sequence MRFLVPILAIVLVTYHTFQPHVADARQTGEYNAYKSGQLRGFLEEFKKTMKKGDAKHGVPVLDPFMSKHEHIDLKEKGLFSAKGDLDNLRVAGLSDYQVNQGDFTIAGLKANVALLFRQINIMTRYNVSGTLIDEISYYGRGNLALVIRQLNVTADLKLGVKNERMQVSNLVIHAHVKEFDCVITGLYDDENLSRVISRSITKMVPDLLEKYQNRISQYVSKVATNVMNNILKQYTLKDLLDIIGH